Within Thermoanaerobaculia bacterium, the genomic segment CGGCCCACGACAGCCGGTTCTTCGAGAGGAAGCGCCAGAACCGGTAGGGCCAGTCGCGGGCGTTGATCGTGTCGCCGTGCGTCAGGTAGAAGGACGCCCGTCCCGCGCGGAAGACGGCGCGATCCGCGACCGCGTCGAATTCGGGCTCGAGATACGAGTTCCGGAGGAAGAAGTCGCGGTTTCCCTCGACATAGACGACCCGGCCCCCCGAAGCCCGGAACTCGCGCACCCCCTCCAGGAAGCGGTCGAGCCCGGGAGTGGCGAACTTCCGGTCCGCGATCAGGTAGTGGAAGACGTCGCCCAGGAGGTAGAGCGCCGTCGCGCCCCGCCGCCGCATCTGCGAGAGCGCGCGGAGAAACGGGTCCACGTCGGCCGGAGACGGCCCCAGATGGGAGTCGGCGAGGACGGCGATCACCGATTTCGAGGATAGCATCGGCAGGAATTTCCGGCCGCGCGGGAGCGTTTTCCCGCGCGACCCCCGAGATCGTCGTCCGAACGCCAAGGAGCCGCCCGTGAGCCTTCGAACCCTTCCCCGGATCCTCCTCGTCGCCCTCGCGGCAACGGCGCTGCGGG encodes:
- a CDS encoding UDP-2,3-diacylglucosamine diphosphatase — protein: MLSSKSVIAVLADSHLGPSPADVDPFLRALSQMRRRGATALYLLGDVFHYLIADRKFATPGLDRFLEGVREFRASGGRVVYVEGNRDFFLRNSYLEPEFDAVADRAVFRAGRASFYLTHGDTINARDWPYRFWRFLSKNRLSWAAMKLVPRSAANRFVASMERRLRDTNFKHKSRLPVEMIERFARRRRREGYDVVLLGHFHEAWRGEWDDAAAEIVPPFLEEKSWIEVDEEGRTARVALA